The following coding sequences are from one Acidobacteriota bacterium window:
- a CDS encoding glycosyltransferase family 39 protein: MSKTARLALAAAFAAGVLARAWAVFARPLWADEIFTLTVARRSVPEILAALRVDSGPPLHYFAAHVLLLPFPAPGAGDVVVRLLSLVASLLHLPLLYLVGRRLSRPTAGLVAAALYAVFPLAVLYGVEGRGYALASLLALLAFERALALRERPRFGTGAALAFAAAAAVLTHYLAVFPVAALALLTLGARPAARRALLLSGTAAVLLAAPWAPVALAQPAASMAWARTEAFAGASRDLPANLGFGVEPFGALTLPLAVLGGVLLAALLVRERRGVLSPVALVLGGSLVLLALGELATGALVLPGRTAVMFLPFVALLLASAPAAVPLAAGTVALAFLVRVLPDLPGPSHGETLARLVAAPARAGKTIAAAGYWGPELDYRLARLGAPGRVVLFPSAVAAHPGWYREEEIPDETLAREAEALLASPARPAVFVLPRGSRAATALASRVGPARRLLSSPLVDVVETRPAPP, from the coding sequence TTGAGCAAGACCGCCCGCCTGGCGCTCGCCGCCGCGTTCGCGGCCGGCGTCCTCGCGCGCGCGTGGGCGGTCTTCGCGCGCCCTCTCTGGGCGGACGAGATCTTCACGCTGACGGTCGCGCGCCGGAGCGTCCCGGAGATCCTCGCGGCGCTGCGGGTGGACTCCGGCCCGCCGCTCCACTACTTCGCGGCGCACGTCCTGCTCCTGCCCTTCCCGGCTCCGGGAGCGGGCGACGTCGTCGTGCGCCTGCTTTCCCTCGTCGCGTCCCTTCTGCACCTGCCGCTGCTCTACCTCGTCGGCAGGCGGCTCTCTCGCCCCACGGCGGGACTCGTCGCGGCCGCCCTCTACGCCGTCTTCCCGCTCGCGGTCCTCTACGGCGTCGAGGGACGCGGGTACGCGCTCGCGTCCCTTCTCGCGCTCCTCGCGTTCGAGCGCGCGCTCGCGCTGCGCGAGCGGCCGCGCTTCGGGACGGGCGCCGCTCTCGCGTTCGCCGCAGCCGCGGCCGTCCTCACGCACTACCTCGCGGTCTTTCCCGTGGCGGCGCTCGCGCTTCTCACGCTCGGCGCCCGCCCGGCGGCGCGACGGGCGCTTCTCCTGTCCGGCACGGCGGCCGTCCTTCTCGCCGCGCCGTGGGCTCCCGTCGCGCTCGCCCAGCCCGCCGCGTCCATGGCGTGGGCACGCACCGAAGCGTTCGCGGGAGCGTCGCGCGATCTTCCCGCGAACCTCGGCTTCGGCGTCGAGCCCTTCGGCGCTCTGACCCTCCCCCTCGCCGTCCTCGGCGGCGTCCTTCTCGCGGCACTCCTCGTGCGCGAGAGGCGCGGAGTCCTCTCTCCCGTCGCCCTCGTCCTCGGCGGCTCGCTCGTCCTTCTCGCGCTCGGTGAGCTCGCGACCGGCGCACTGGTCCTCCCCGGACGGACGGCCGTCATGTTCCTGCCGTTCGTCGCGCTCCTCCTCGCGTCGGCGCCGGCCGCCGTGCCGCTGGCCGCCGGGACGGTCGCCCTCGCGTTCCTCGTCCGCGTGCTGCCCGATCTCCCCGGTCCTTCGCACGGAGAGACGCTCGCGCGGCTCGTCGCGGCGCCGGCGCGCGCCGGGAAGACCATCGCGGCGGCCGGCTACTGGGGTCCGGAGCTGGACTACCGCCTCGCGCGTCTGGGCGCGCCGGGACGCGTCGTCCTCTTCCCGTCCGCCGTCGCAGCCCACCCGGGCTGGTACCGCGAAGAAGAGATTCCCGACGAGACTCTCGCGCGCGAGGCGGAGGCCCTCCTCGCGTCGCCCGCACGACCCGCCGTCTTCGTCCTGCCGCGCGGGTCGCGCGCCGCGACGGCGCTCGCCTCCCGAGTCGGCCCCGCGCGGCGGCTCCTCTCGAGCCCGCTCGTCGACGTCGTCGAGACGAGGCCGGCGCCGCCTTAA
- a CDS encoding c-type cytochrome, whose product MNRTTSRSAIAVAAGAGLAAAVAILFAAPAAQASRRDAQTTRVERGKYLVSAMGCNDCHTPWQMGPKGPEPDMTRMLSGHPSALKLPPAPAAQGPWLWTAAATNTAFAGPWGVSYAANLTPDQNTGMGIWREEDFVKAIRLGKHFGVSREILPPMPWPAFRNLNDEDLKSIYAFLRTIPPVSNLVPDPVPPTPAPLTVASKK is encoded by the coding sequence ATGAACCGCACGACCTCCCGCTCCGCCATCGCCGTCGCCGCGGGCGCCGGCCTCGCCGCCGCCGTCGCGATCCTCTTCGCCGCACCCGCCGCCCAGGCCTCCCGCAGGGACGCGCAGACGACACGCGTCGAGCGCGGCAAGTACCTGGTCTCGGCCATGGGCTGCAACGACTGCCACACGCCGTGGCAGATGGGCCCGAAGGGTCCCGAGCCCGACATGACGCGCATGCTCTCCGGGCACCCGTCCGCCCTGAAGCTGCCTCCCGCTCCGGCCGCGCAGGGTCCGTGGCTCTGGACGGCCGCCGCGACGAACACGGCGTTCGCCGGCCCCTGGGGCGTCAGCTACGCCGCGAACCTCACGCCCGACCAGAACACCGGAATGGGCATCTGGCGCGAAGAGGATTTCGTGAAGGCCATCCGCCTCGGCAAGCACTTCGGGGTTTCCCGCGAGATCCTGCCGCCCATGCCGTGGCCCGCGTTCCGCAACCTCAACGACGAGGACCTCAAGTCAATCTACGCGTTCCTCCGGACGATTCCGCCCGTCTCGAACCTAGTCCCCGACCCCGTGCCGCCCACCCCGGCCCCCCTGACGGTCGCGTCGAAGAAGTGA
- the gap gene encoding type I glyceraldehyde-3-phosphate dehydrogenase, with amino-acid sequence MTTPVRVGINGFGRIGRCLFKNILQRGGTVAGINDLADLGDLAYLLKYDSVHGWWDHRVSHTDKELVVDGVKIPFFTSKDPAALPWGASGADVVFECSGAFRKRADAAKHLAGGAKKVVISAPADDPDGTFVLGVNGHTYDPGKHHVVSMASCTTNSLAPVAKVLNDSFGIEHLMITTVHAYTSSQSLMDAPTRKRRRGRAAALSIVPTSTGAAKATALVIPELKGKMDGMALRVPVPDGSITDIVATLQKDVTPDSINAALSAAAATPALKGILRVADEALVSRDILGDSHSAIVDRDSTMVLAQRVAKVLVWYDNEWGYSARLADFAALLAAKGF; translated from the coding sequence ATGACGACTCCGGTTCGCGTCGGCATCAACGGCTTCGGCCGCATCGGCCGCTGCCTCTTCAAGAACATTCTTCAGCGCGGCGGCACGGTCGCGGGCATCAACGACCTCGCCGACCTCGGCGACCTCGCCTACCTCCTCAAGTACGACTCCGTCCACGGCTGGTGGGACCACCGCGTCTCGCACACGGACAAGGAGCTCGTCGTGGACGGCGTGAAGATCCCGTTCTTCACCTCGAAGGACCCGGCCGCGCTCCCGTGGGGCGCCTCCGGCGCCGACGTCGTGTTCGAGTGCTCGGGCGCCTTCCGCAAGAGGGCCGACGCCGCCAAGCACCTCGCGGGCGGCGCGAAGAAAGTCGTGATCTCGGCGCCGGCCGACGACCCGGACGGCACGTTCGTCCTCGGCGTGAACGGGCACACGTACGACCCCGGCAAGCACCACGTCGTCTCGATGGCCTCCTGCACGACGAACTCGCTCGCCCCCGTCGCCAAGGTGCTGAACGATTCCTTCGGCATCGAGCACCTCATGATCACGACCGTCCACGCCTACACGTCGAGCCAGTCCCTCATGGACGCCCCGACGAGGAAGCGCCGCCGCGGCCGCGCCGCCGCGCTCTCGATCGTCCCGACGTCCACGGGCGCCGCGAAGGCCACGGCCCTCGTCATCCCCGAGCTGAAGGGGAAGATGGACGGGATGGCGCTCCGGGTCCCCGTCCCCGACGGCTCGATCACGGACATCGTCGCGACGCTTCAGAAGGACGTCACGCCGGACTCGATCAACGCCGCGCTTTCGGCGGCCGCCGCGACGCCAGCCCTCAAGGGGATCCTCCGGGTCGCCGACGAGGCGCTCGTCTCGCGCGACATCCTCGGCGACTCGCATTCGGCGATCGTCGATCGGGACTCCACGATGGTCCTCGCCCAGCGTGTCGCAAAGGTCCTCGTGTGGTACGACAACGAGTGGGGCTACTCGGCCCGCCTCGCCGACTTCGCCGCTCTCCTCGCCGCGAAAGGCTTCTGA
- a CDS encoding pyridoxamine 5'-phosphate oxidase family protein — MRSILESLPRILAGHDAIAVGTRDADLRPGCSLAAGAAFPDAEHMTVYVPETTGIETLLHLEANGMIAVVFEEISTHHTIQVKGRVTEIRPARENEREIVEKSIGGFFAQVEAFGGRPSVVRKKRRWPCRAVTFAVSDVFEQTPGPKAGTPFAGEGAR, encoded by the coding sequence GTGAGATCGATTCTCGAAAGTCTGCCCCGCATCCTCGCGGGGCACGACGCCATCGCGGTCGGAACGCGGGACGCCGACCTGCGGCCGGGCTGCTCCCTGGCGGCGGGAGCGGCGTTCCCGGACGCCGAACACATGACCGTCTACGTGCCCGAGACGACGGGGATCGAGACGCTCCTCCACCTCGAGGCGAACGGAATGATCGCGGTCGTCTTCGAGGAGATCTCGACCCATCACACGATCCAGGTGAAGGGCCGCGTCACGGAGATCCGTCCGGCCCGGGAGAACGAACGCGAGATCGTCGAGAAGTCGATCGGCGGGTTCTTCGCGCAGGTGGAGGCGTTCGGCGGCCGGCCGAGCGTCGTGCGCAAGAAGAGGCGGTGGCCGTGCCGCGCCGTCACGTTCGCCGTCTCGGACGTCTTCGAGCAGACGCCGGGCCCGAAGGCCGGGACGCCGTTTGCCGGGGAGGGCGCCCGATGA
- a CDS encoding protein kinase, with protein sequence MIGTTLSHYRILEKIGEGGMGVVYRVQDTRLDRVVALKVLRPESVGDPERKWRFVREAKAASALNHPHIVTIHDVDADQGVDFMVMEYVEGTPLNQLIPAGGLPVRDAVDIAARIASALGAAHAAGIVHRDVKPANVVVGPGGRVKVLDFGLAKLVERGSSPDDMTSDSTATAASIVERTREGVILGTVAYMSPEQAEGKPLDARSDVFSLGAVMHEMLTGRRPFQGDSYLRTLTAILRDAPPPLGTVRPDVPAALEKIVTRSLAKRPEDRFSNAGDVEKELAALGGASTGAGSPRPLWKRPAFVLTACVLLAAAGVAAWRIAETSRVRRVREKTLPEIGRLVEQQKFMDAWRLAREAEKTLPDEVARLRKGNWVTFDVTTDPPGADVLFAHYLDGESGWTPAGKTPLREFKLPLAYYRWRFTLPGHQTVEATTESLTATYRLDAVSAVPPGMVRVPGGPFSLRSLSAVTLGDFWLDRTEVTNRQFKAFVDAGGYAKREYWKQPFLKEGRTLSLEEALAGFRDGTGRPGPATWELGTYPEGREDFPVNGVSWYEAAAYAEFAGKALPTVYHWYQATGTGNFSEILRVSNFGGKGPAPVATHKGLGPYGTYDMAGNVKEWCWNEAAGRRYLLGGAFSDAVYSYSEPDAQVAFDRSPLNGFRCVRYAAPPPEEQLREIPVLARNFSKEKPVADDVFRVFQGFYAYDKSPLDVKSEGVDDASPYWKKEKVSYLAASGGERIPAFLFLPKNARPPYQTVVYFPSSQARVIPSSADLDMRFVDFVIRSGRALLHPIYKDTYERRLAVRPSGPASFRDLRIQWSKELGRSIDFIETRRELDAKSIAFYGLSLGAIDGVIFVALEPRVRTAILAAGGLRFLRVAPEVEPFNFAPRIRIPVLLVAGRYDFGHPYETTQVPLFRALGTPEKEKKHVTFEGGHIPPRIQSLVKEILDWLDRTLGPVRPG encoded by the coding sequence ATGATCGGAACCACGCTCTCGCACTACCGCATCCTCGAGAAGATCGGCGAGGGAGGGATGGGCGTCGTCTACCGCGTCCAGGACACCCGCCTGGACCGGGTCGTCGCCCTCAAGGTCCTCCGGCCGGAGTCCGTCGGCGATCCCGAGCGCAAGTGGCGCTTCGTCCGCGAGGCGAAGGCCGCGTCGGCCCTGAACCACCCGCACATCGTCACGATCCACGACGTCGACGCGGACCAGGGCGTCGACTTCATGGTCATGGAATACGTCGAGGGGACGCCGCTCAACCAGCTGATCCCCGCGGGCGGCCTGCCCGTCCGGGACGCGGTCGACATCGCCGCCCGGATCGCCTCGGCGCTCGGCGCCGCGCACGCGGCGGGCATCGTTCACCGCGACGTGAAGCCCGCGAACGTGGTCGTGGGACCGGGCGGCCGGGTGAAGGTGCTCGATTTCGGCCTCGCGAAGCTCGTCGAGAGGGGCTCGAGCCCGGACGACATGACGAGCGACTCAACCGCCACCGCCGCGTCGATCGTCGAGCGCACGCGCGAGGGCGTGATCCTCGGGACGGTGGCGTACATGTCGCCCGAGCAGGCGGAGGGGAAGCCCCTCGACGCGCGCTCGGACGTCTTCTCGCTCGGGGCCGTGATGCACGAGATGCTCACCGGCCGGCGGCCGTTCCAGGGGGACTCGTATCTCCGGACTCTGACGGCGATCCTCCGCGACGCGCCGCCGCCGCTCGGGACCGTGAGGCCCGACGTGCCCGCCGCGCTCGAGAAGATCGTCACGCGCTCGCTCGCGAAGCGTCCGGAAGACCGGTTCTCCAACGCCGGCGACGTCGAGAAGGAGCTCGCCGCGCTCGGCGGCGCTTCGACCGGGGCCGGATCGCCGCGGCCTCTCTGGAAACGCCCCGCCTTCGTCCTGACGGCCTGTGTCCTTCTTGCCGCAGCCGGCGTCGCCGCCTGGCGGATCGCCGAGACGTCGCGCGTGCGGCGCGTGCGCGAGAAGACGCTCCCGGAGATCGGCCGGCTCGTCGAGCAGCAGAAGTTCATGGACGCCTGGCGTCTCGCCCGGGAAGCCGAGAAGACGCTCCCGGACGAGGTCGCCCGCCTCCGCAAGGGAAACTGGGTGACGTTCGACGTGACGACCGACCCGCCCGGGGCGGACGTACTCTTCGCGCACTATCTCGACGGCGAGTCGGGCTGGACGCCCGCCGGCAAGACGCCGCTCAGGGAATTCAAGCTGCCCCTCGCGTACTACCGGTGGCGGTTCACGCTGCCCGGTCACCAGACGGTCGAGGCGACGACGGAGTCCCTGACGGCCACGTACCGGCTCGACGCGGTCTCGGCCGTGCCGCCGGGGATGGTGCGCGTGCCGGGTGGGCCGTTCTCGCTGCGCAGCCTCAGCGCCGTGACGCTCGGCGACTTCTGGCTGGATCGGACGGAGGTCACGAACCGCCAGTTCAAGGCGTTCGTGGACGCGGGGGGATACGCGAAGCGCGAGTACTGGAAGCAGCCGTTCTTGAAGGAAGGCCGAACGCTCTCGTTAGAGGAAGCCCTCGCCGGCTTCCGCGACGGGACGGGCCGACCGGGCCCCGCGACATGGGAGCTCGGAACTTACCCGGAGGGTCGCGAGGACTTCCCGGTCAACGGCGTCTCCTGGTACGAGGCCGCGGCCTATGCGGAGTTCGCCGGCAAGGCCCTGCCGACGGTCTACCACTGGTATCAGGCCACCGGCACCGGCAACTTCTCGGAGATCCTGCGCGTGTCCAACTTCGGCGGAAAAGGCCCGGCGCCCGTCGCGACCCACAAGGGCCTCGGCCCGTACGGGACGTACGACATGGCGGGAAACGTGAAGGAATGGTGCTGGAACGAGGCGGCGGGCCGCCGGTATCTCCTCGGCGGCGCGTTCTCGGACGCTGTCTACTCGTATTCCGAGCCGGACGCCCAGGTCGCGTTCGACCGCTCGCCCCTGAACGGGTTCCGCTGCGTCCGGTACGCTGCGCCGCCGCCCGAGGAGCAGCTCCGCGAGATCCCCGTCCTGGCGCGCAACTTCTCGAAGGAGAAGCCCGTCGCCGACGACGTCTTCCGCGTCTTCCAGGGCTTCTACGCGTACGACAAGAGCCCGCTCGACGTGAAGAGCGAGGGGGTGGACGACGCCTCTCCATATTGGAAGAAGGAGAAGGTCAGCTATCTCGCCGCGTCCGGCGGCGAGCGAATCCCCGCGTTCCTCTTCCTGCCGAAGAACGCGCGCCCGCCTTACCAGACCGTCGTCTACTTCCCGAGCAGCCAGGCTCGCGTCATCCCGTCGAGCGCGGACCTCGACATGCGCTTTGTCGACTTCGTGATCCGGAGCGGCCGGGCGCTACTCCACCCGATCTACAAAGACACGTACGAGCGGCGCCTCGCCGTGCGGCCGTCGGGCCCGGCTTCCTTCCGCGATCTCCGGATCCAGTGGTCGAAGGAGCTCGGCCGCTCGATCGACTTCATCGAGACGCGGCGGGAGCTCGACGCGAAGTCGATCGCGTTCTACGGCTTGAGCCTCGGCGCGATCGACGGCGTCATCTTCGTCGCGCTGGAGCCGCGCGTCAGGACGGCGATCCTGGCCGCGGGAGGGCTCCGGTTTCTGCGGGTCGCGCCGGAGGTCGAGCCCTTCAACTTCGCGCCGCGCATCCGGATCCCGGTCCTCCTCGTCGCAGGCCGGTACGACTTCGGGCACCCGTACGAAACGACCCAGGTTCCCCTCTTCCGGGCGCTCGGGACGCCGGAGAAGGAAAAGAAACACGTGACGTTCGAGGGCGGCCACATCCCGCCGAGGATCCAGTCCCTCGTCAAGGAGATCCTCGACTGGCTGGACCGGACTCTCGGCCCCGTCCGTCCGGGTTAA
- a CDS encoding MBL fold metallo-hydrolase, with product MNTAAAAVTTTHRLHPDLVVLTQAAPVPGRGFLPIASYLLLGKQPVLVDTGAVRNRAGFVEALESVLDPGDLAWIVVTHADDDHTGALELLLDRAPKARLAMNWLSTGKLSANFDPPMPRVTWVNPGEALAVGDRVLHALRPPMYDDPSTTTFFDSKSRALFTSDAFGAFVPAMAETFADVDEKAVLEGMSVFCRANSPWLADTRPDRYASSLKAYADLEISWLLSGHLPPVAAPAAGRVIARAASFPLEGRVTAPGQQALAAALAHAAAA from the coding sequence ATGAACACCGCCGCCGCCGCCGTCACCACGACTCACCGCCTCCACCCCGATCTCGTCGTCCTGACGCAGGCCGCGCCCGTGCCGGGCCGCGGCTTCCTCCCGATCGCGTCGTACCTCCTGCTCGGAAAGCAGCCAGTCCTCGTCGACACCGGCGCGGTCCGTAACCGCGCGGGCTTCGTCGAGGCGCTCGAGAGCGTCCTCGACCCCGGGGACCTCGCGTGGATCGTCGTCACGCACGCGGACGACGACCACACCGGCGCCCTCGAGCTCCTCCTCGATCGCGCCCCGAAGGCGCGGCTCGCGATGAACTGGCTCTCGACGGGCAAGCTGTCGGCGAACTTCGACCCGCCGATGCCGCGCGTCACGTGGGTGAACCCCGGCGAGGCGCTCGCGGTCGGCGACCGCGTCCTCCACGCGCTACGCCCTCCGATGTACGACGACCCGTCCACGACGACGTTCTTCGACTCGAAGAGCCGCGCGCTCTTCACCTCGGACGCGTTCGGCGCGTTCGTTCCGGCGATGGCCGAGACGTTCGCGGACGTGGACGAGAAAGCCGTCCTCGAGGGGATGTCCGTCTTCTGCCGCGCGAACTCCCCCTGGCTCGCCGACACGCGGCCCGACCGCTACGCGTCGTCCCTGAAGGCGTACGCGGACCTCGAGATCTCCTGGCTCCTGAGCGGACACCTGCCGCCCGTCGCGGCGCCCGCCGCGGGCCGCGTGATCGCCCGCGCCGCCTCGTTCCCGCTCGAGGGACGCGTCACCGCACCGGGCCAGCAGGCGCTCGCCGCCGCGCTCGCCCACGCCGCCGCCGCCTGA